From one Chanodichthys erythropterus isolate Z2021 chromosome 3, ASM2448905v1, whole genome shotgun sequence genomic stretch:
- the st8sia6 gene encoding alpha-2,8-sialyltransferase 8F isoform X2, with product MQLLSGDEKRKRKKALDGCIPCISFSNVSPNPSSKIVKKVSETQPCKGCKESAFIAKTLGNYSNRWKKHEANFKRFRSLLSSKCHAVSKAVVTQNNTPLGSMVIYDGEKRKPVQVTKALFNILAKEQPFGNATWESCAVVGNGGILTNSSCGEEINSAQFVIRCNLPPLDNRYEKDVGNKTNLVTANPSILHEKFSGLMERRRPFVESLRPYGQALMLLPAFSYGHNTPVSLRAFYTLEDFGNNGPLPVFLNPEYIRRLSEFWRGRGLNSVRPSTGLIMASLALEICANVHLYGFWPFSIHPGDKRRITNHYYDDRESKKNVHSMPTEFEHLFKLHKQGVVRMHLGECQPAHR from the exons TAATGTAAGCCCTAATCCTTCATCTAAGATTGTTAAAAAAGTCTCAGAAACACAGCCATGCAAGGGATGCAA AGAGAGTGCATTCATTGCCAAAACACTGGGGAACTACTCTAACAGATGGAAAAAACATGAGGCAAACTTTAAAAGATTCAG GTCATTACTGAGTAGCAAATGCCATGCTGTGTCAAAGGCTGTGGTCACACAGAATAACACCCCACTGGGGTCTATGGTTATCTATGATGGAGAGAAGAGAAAGCCAGTACAGGTGACAAAAGCCCTGTTCAACATCTTGGCTAAG GAGCAGCCCTTTGGAAATGCTACATGGGAGTCATGTGCTGTGGTGGGGAATGGTGGTATTTTGACCAATAGCAGCTGTGGAGAAGAAATTAATTCTGCCCAGTTTGTCATTAG ATGCAACCTTCCACCACTGGATAACAGATATGAGAAAGATGTGGGCAACAAAACCAACCTGGTGACTGCAAATCCCAGCATCCTCCATGAGAA GTTCAGTGGTCTGATGGAGCGCCGTCGTCCATTTGTGGAAAGCCTTCGTCCTTATGGACAAGCCTTAATGCTGCTGCCAGCATTCTCCTATGGTCACAACACGCCTGTATCCCTGCGTGCCTTTTACACACTGGAGGACTTTGGCAACAATGGCCCGCTGCCTGTTTTCCTGAATCCAGAATATATAAGAAGGTTGTCAGAGTTTTGGCGTGGACGAGGCCTTAACTCGGTTCGTCCCAGCACAGGACTTATCATGGCCAGCCTAGCACTAGAAATCTGTGCTAATGTCCATTTGTATGGTTTTTGGCCTTTCAGTATACATCCAGGTGACAAACGACGGATCACCAATCATTACTATGATGATCGGGAGAGCAAGAAGAATGTGCATTCTATGCCGACCGAGTTcgaacatttatttaaactcCACAAGCAAGGTGTGGTTCGCATGCACCTGGGGGAGTGTCAACCTGCACACAGGTAA
- the st8sia6 gene encoding alpha-2,8-sialyltransferase 8F isoform X3, whose protein sequence is MNIISVMRYNSNVSPNPSSKIVKKVSETQPCKGCKESAFIAKTLGNYSNRWKKHEANFKRFRSLLSSKCHAVSKAVVTQNNTPLGSMVIYDGEKRKPVQVTKALFNILAKEQPFGNATWESCAVVGNGGILTNSSCGEEINSAQFVIRCNLPPLDNRYEKDVGNKTNLVTANPSILHEKFSGLMERRRPFVESLRPYGQALMLLPAFSYGHNTPVSLRAFYTLEDFGNNGPLPVFLNPEYIRRLSEFWRGRGLNSVRPSTGLIMASLALEICANVHLYGFWPFSIHPGDKRRITNHYYDDRESKKNVHSMPTEFEHLFKLHKQGVVRMHLGECQPAHR, encoded by the exons TAATGTAAGCCCTAATCCTTCATCTAAGATTGTTAAAAAAGTCTCAGAAACACAGCCATGCAAGGGATGCAA AGAGAGTGCATTCATTGCCAAAACACTGGGGAACTACTCTAACAGATGGAAAAAACATGAGGCAAACTTTAAAAGATTCAG GTCATTACTGAGTAGCAAATGCCATGCTGTGTCAAAGGCTGTGGTCACACAGAATAACACCCCACTGGGGTCTATGGTTATCTATGATGGAGAGAAGAGAAAGCCAGTACAGGTGACAAAAGCCCTGTTCAACATCTTGGCTAAG GAGCAGCCCTTTGGAAATGCTACATGGGAGTCATGTGCTGTGGTGGGGAATGGTGGTATTTTGACCAATAGCAGCTGTGGAGAAGAAATTAATTCTGCCCAGTTTGTCATTAG ATGCAACCTTCCACCACTGGATAACAGATATGAGAAAGATGTGGGCAACAAAACCAACCTGGTGACTGCAAATCCCAGCATCCTCCATGAGAA GTTCAGTGGTCTGATGGAGCGCCGTCGTCCATTTGTGGAAAGCCTTCGTCCTTATGGACAAGCCTTAATGCTGCTGCCAGCATTCTCCTATGGTCACAACACGCCTGTATCCCTGCGTGCCTTTTACACACTGGAGGACTTTGGCAACAATGGCCCGCTGCCTGTTTTCCTGAATCCAGAATATATAAGAAGGTTGTCAGAGTTTTGGCGTGGACGAGGCCTTAACTCGGTTCGTCCCAGCACAGGACTTATCATGGCCAGCCTAGCACTAGAAATCTGTGCTAATGTCCATTTGTATGGTTTTTGGCCTTTCAGTATACATCCAGGTGACAAACGACGGATCACCAATCATTACTATGATGATCGGGAGAGCAAGAAGAATGTGCATTCTATGCCGACCGAGTTcgaacatttatttaaactcCACAAGCAAGGTGTGGTTCGCATGCACCTGGGGGAGTGTCAACCTGCACACAGGTAA
- the st8sia6 gene encoding alpha-2,8-sialyltransferase 8F isoform X1 — translation MKTLMLWLLPVIFLCSFCSVAFWIFLSNNNVSPNPSSKIVKKVSETQPCKGCKESAFIAKTLGNYSNRWKKHEANFKRFRSLLSSKCHAVSKAVVTQNNTPLGSMVIYDGEKRKPVQVTKALFNILAKEQPFGNATWESCAVVGNGGILTNSSCGEEINSAQFVIRCNLPPLDNRYEKDVGNKTNLVTANPSILHEKFSGLMERRRPFVESLRPYGQALMLLPAFSYGHNTPVSLRAFYTLEDFGNNGPLPVFLNPEYIRRLSEFWRGRGLNSVRPSTGLIMASLALEICANVHLYGFWPFSIHPGDKRRITNHYYDDRESKKNVHSMPTEFEHLFKLHKQGVVRMHLGECQPAHR, via the exons TAATGTAAGCCCTAATCCTTCATCTAAGATTGTTAAAAAAGTCTCAGAAACACAGCCATGCAAGGGATGCAA AGAGAGTGCATTCATTGCCAAAACACTGGGGAACTACTCTAACAGATGGAAAAAACATGAGGCAAACTTTAAAAGATTCAG GTCATTACTGAGTAGCAAATGCCATGCTGTGTCAAAGGCTGTGGTCACACAGAATAACACCCCACTGGGGTCTATGGTTATCTATGATGGAGAGAAGAGAAAGCCAGTACAGGTGACAAAAGCCCTGTTCAACATCTTGGCTAAG GAGCAGCCCTTTGGAAATGCTACATGGGAGTCATGTGCTGTGGTGGGGAATGGTGGTATTTTGACCAATAGCAGCTGTGGAGAAGAAATTAATTCTGCCCAGTTTGTCATTAG ATGCAACCTTCCACCACTGGATAACAGATATGAGAAAGATGTGGGCAACAAAACCAACCTGGTGACTGCAAATCCCAGCATCCTCCATGAGAA GTTCAGTGGTCTGATGGAGCGCCGTCGTCCATTTGTGGAAAGCCTTCGTCCTTATGGACAAGCCTTAATGCTGCTGCCAGCATTCTCCTATGGTCACAACACGCCTGTATCCCTGCGTGCCTTTTACACACTGGAGGACTTTGGCAACAATGGCCCGCTGCCTGTTTTCCTGAATCCAGAATATATAAGAAGGTTGTCAGAGTTTTGGCGTGGACGAGGCCTTAACTCGGTTCGTCCCAGCACAGGACTTATCATGGCCAGCCTAGCACTAGAAATCTGTGCTAATGTCCATTTGTATGGTTTTTGGCCTTTCAGTATACATCCAGGTGACAAACGACGGATCACCAATCATTACTATGATGATCGGGAGAGCAAGAAGAATGTGCATTCTATGCCGACCGAGTTcgaacatttatttaaactcCACAAGCAAGGTGTGGTTCGCATGCACCTGGGGGAGTGTCAACCTGCACACAGGTAA
- the gjc1 gene encoding gap junction gamma-1 protein: MSWSFLTRLLEEIQHHSTSVGKLWLTTLVVFRIVLTAVGGESIYYDEQSKFVCNSGQPGCENVCYDAFAPLSHVRFWVFQIILSAMPSLLYMGYAANKISHNEDLRGGTGAGAPAAGDSAGGGYTQRRPRKMYFGARQHRPGHEDGEEEREDDPMIYEVPEIDNTRRELVPPRPKPKVRHDGRRRIRDDGLMRVYVLQLLTRSALEAGFLAGQYLLYGFRVEPIFVCSDKPCPHNVDCFISRPTEKTIFLRIMYGVSCLCLLLNLWEMIHLGVGTISDVLRKRNAASTDDEYQLGLLAAGGVSVGVGGPSLSEGEPGGGVGGGAREADYVGYPFSWNTPSAPPGYNIVVKPETMPYTDLSNAKMACKQNRANIAQEEQQQYGSNEDNFPSAGEARPPPINKDVIQLEAAIQAYTLQHNASNNHDELNDTNDIDEKPQSNITTVPQKERKQRSKHGKSGSAGSSSSSKSGEGKPSVWI, encoded by the coding sequence ATGAGCTGGAGCTTCCTGACGCGTCTGCTGGAGGAGATCCAGCACCACTCCACGTCGGTGGGGAAACTCTGGCTCACTACGCTAGTTGTCTTCCGCATCGTGCTGACTGCAGTGGGAGGCGAGTCCATATACTACGATGAGCAAAGCAAGTTCGTCTGCAACTCGGGCCAGCCGGGATGTGAGAACGTCTGCTACGATGCCTTCGCACCACTCTCGCACGTACGATTCTGGGTTTTCCAGATCATCCTGTCCGCCATGCCCTCTCTGCTCTACATGGGCTACGCCGCCAATAAGATCTCCCACAACGAGGACTTGCGGGGCGGCACAGGGGCCGGTGCTCCAGCGGCAGGTGACTCGGCAGGGGGCGGATACACCCAGCGCAGACCGAGAAAGATGTACTTTGGGGCACGGCAGCATCGACCAGGACACGAGGATGGGGAAGAGGAACGTGAGGATGACCCCATGATTTACGAAGTGCCTGAAATAGACAACACTCGTCGGGAGTTGGTGCCCCCACGACCCAAACCCAAAGTGCGTCACGACGGGCGTCGTCGTATCCGAGACGATGGCCTGATGCGAGTGTATGTGTTACAGCTTCTAACGCGCTCCGCACTGGAGGCTGGCTTTCTGGCGGGACAGTACCTGTTGTACGGTTTTCGTGTGGAACCAATCTTTGTGTGCTCAGATAAGCCCTGCCCGCACAATGTGGACTGCTTCATCTCACGCCCTACCGAAAAGACCATCTTTCTCCGAATCATGTACGGCGTCAGCTGCCTTTGCCTGCTCCTAAACCTGTGGGAAATGATTCATCTCGGAGTGGGAACCATCAGCGATGTACTGCGCAAGCGAAACGCAGCATCCACTGATGATGAGTACCAGCTTGGCCTGCTTGCGGCGGGGGGCGTGTCTGTCGGAGTAGGCGGCCCCTCGCTCAGCGAGGGGGAACCAGGAGGTGGGGTTGGGGGTGGTGCTCGAGAAGCGGACTATGTTGGTTATCCCTTTTCCTGGAACACCCCTTCTGCACCACCAGGGTACAACATCGTGGTGAAGCCCGAGACAATGCCGTACACAGACCTGAGCAATGCCAAGATGGCGTGCAAGCAGAACCGTGCCAACATTGCACAGGAAGAGCAGCAGCAGTACGGCTCCAATGAGGACAACTTCCCATCTGCAGGTGAGGCGCGGCCGCCGCCCATCAACAAAGATGTGATACAGTTAGAGGCGGCGATTCAAGCCTATACCTTGCAGCACAATGCTAGCAATAACCACGATGAGCTCAACGACACCAATGACATCGACGAGAAGCCTCAGAGTAACATCACCACAGTACCACAGAAGGAGCGAAAACAGCGGTCCAAGCATGGGAAATCTGGGAGTGCTgggagcagcagcagcagcaagtcAGGAGAAGGCAAACCATCTGTCTGGATCTGA